In Rhizobiales bacterium NRL2, a genomic segment contains:
- a CDS encoding 2-octaprenyl-6-methoxyphenyl hydroxylase, which translates to MAEKRTRVLIVGGGLVGLSLAAALGRVGIETMVVDREAPETTVAPPFDGRASAIAAASWRMLQRLDVAQRIRDVQPIEEIRVSDGNAPLFLHYDHRDLGDEPLGQMVENRFTRRALLDTVAELDSVILAAPMSVGRLRRGQAGVEASLSDGTLVRAELCVAADGRQSRLREEAGIDAIARRYPQDGIVCTIAHELPHHAIAHERFLPAGPFAILPLTANRSSLVWTERSDLAPAFLELDDAAFAHEIQRRVGGFLGDLEVVGPRFRYPLTLVLAQDYHAHRLALIGDAAHGIHPIAGQGFNLGLRDVAALTEILEEAAGIGMDLGDATLLARYEQWRRTDSVVLAGVTDILNRLFSNDLPPVRLVRDLGLAAVNRTKPLRRFFMRHAMGDVGDSPALLRR; encoded by the coding sequence ATGGCGGAAAAACGCACCAGGGTACTGATCGTCGGCGGCGGGCTGGTGGGCCTGAGCCTGGCCGCCGCGCTGGGCCGCGTTGGCATCGAGACCATGGTCGTCGACCGGGAAGCGCCGGAGACGACCGTCGCGCCGCCGTTCGACGGGCGCGCCTCCGCCATCGCTGCCGCCTCCTGGCGCATGCTCCAGCGCCTGGATGTCGCGCAACGCATCCGGGACGTTCAGCCGATCGAGGAGATCCGCGTCTCAGATGGCAATGCGCCGCTGTTCCTGCACTATGACCACCGGGATCTGGGCGATGAGCCCCTGGGCCAGATGGTGGAGAACCGGTTCACCCGCCGCGCCTTGCTGGACACCGTGGCCGAACTGGATTCGGTCATCCTCGCCGCGCCCATGTCGGTCGGCCGCCTGCGCCGCGGGCAGGCCGGGGTCGAGGCCAGCCTTTCCGACGGCACACTGGTGCGCGCCGAGCTTTGCGTCGCCGCCGACGGGCGGCAGTCGCGGTTGCGCGAGGAGGCGGGGATCGACGCCATCGCGCGTCGCTATCCGCAGGACGGCATCGTCTGCACCATCGCTCACGAACTGCCCCACCATGCGATCGCGCATGAGCGTTTCCTGCCCGCCGGGCCGTTCGCGATCCTGCCGCTGACCGCCAACCGCTCCTCGCTGGTCTGGACCGAACGCAGCGATCTGGCGCCGGCCTTCCTGGAGCTGGACGACGCGGCCTTCGCTCATGAGATCCAGCGCCGGGTCGGCGGCTTTCTCGGCGATCTGGAGGTGGTGGGCCCCCGCTTCCGCTATCCGCTCACCCTGGTGCTGGCGCAGGACTACCATGCGCACCGTCTGGCGCTGATCGGCGACGCCGCCCACGGCATCCATCCGATCGCCGGCCAAGGCTTCAATCTGGGCCTCAGGGACGTGGCGGCGCTGACGGAGATTCTGGAGGAAGCCGCCGGGATCGGCATGGACCTCGGCGACGCCACGCTGCTGGCGCGCTACGAACAGTGGCGGCGCACCGATTCGGTGGTGCTGGCGGGCGTCACCGACATCCTCAACCGGCTGTTCTCCAACGATCTGCCGCCGGTCCGGCTGGTCCGCGACCTGGGCCTCGCCGCCGTCAACCGCACGAAGCCGCTGCGCCGGTTCTTCATGCGCCACGCCATGGGCGACGTCGGCGACAGCCCGGCCCTGCTCAGGCGCTGA
- a CDS encoding threonine aldolase — translation MNFASDNIAGVHPRIMEALQNANAGFSPSYGADDLTASLEAQLKDIFETDLAVFPVATGSAANCLALSALSPPWGAIYCHDHAHIFDDECCGPEFYTGGAKLYPVEAEHGRLTVEGLRTGLGRFRAGFDHNPQPAAISLTQCTEWGAVYPVDRIAALSDLAHAHGCRVHMDGARFANALVSLDVSPAEMTWKAGVDALSFGATKNGAMAAEAVIFFDTDLAKDFIYRRKRAGHLFSKMRFLSAQLLAYLEDDLWLENARHANRAAARLHDGLARLNSVAFAAPVEANELFVALPEGAAARLREAGASFHTMRKDDRDVSRLVTSFATGDDEVDRFIGICGG, via the coding sequence ATGAACTTCGCTTCGGACAACATCGCCGGCGTCCATCCGCGGATCATGGAGGCGCTTCAGAACGCCAACGCGGGATTCAGCCCGTCCTACGGCGCCGATGACCTGACTGCATCGCTGGAGGCGCAGCTCAAGGATATTTTCGAGACCGATCTCGCCGTCTTTCCCGTGGCGACGGGTTCTGCCGCCAACTGCCTGGCGCTGTCCGCGCTCTCGCCGCCCTGGGGAGCGATCTACTGCCACGACCACGCCCACATCTTCGACGACGAGTGCTGCGGCCCGGAGTTCTACACCGGCGGCGCCAAGCTCTATCCCGTCGAGGCGGAGCACGGCCGGCTGACGGTCGAAGGCCTGAGGACGGGTCTCGGCCGCTTCAGGGCCGGATTCGATCACAACCCCCAGCCGGCGGCGATCTCGCTCACCCAATGCACCGAGTGGGGGGCGGTCTATCCGGTCGACCGGATCGCGGCGTTGAGCGATCTGGCGCATGCTCATGGCTGCCGCGTCCACATGGACGGCGCGCGCTTCGCCAACGCCCTGGTCAGCCTGGACGTCAGTCCCGCCGAGATGACCTGGAAGGCCGGCGTCGACGCGCTGTCGTTCGGCGCGACGAAGAACGGTGCCATGGCGGCCGAAGCGGTGATCTTTTTCGACACCGACCTGGCGAAGGACTTCATCTACCGCCGCAAGCGGGCGGGCCACCTGTTCTCCAAGATGCGGTTCCTGTCGGCGCAGCTTCTGGCCTATCTGGAAGACGATCTCTGGCTGGAGAACGCGCGTCACGCCAACCGGGCGGCGGCGCGGCTTCACGACGGCCTCGCACGTCTGAACAGCGTGGCGTTCGCAGCGCCTGTCGAGGCGAACGAGTTGTTCGTCGCCCTCCCCGAGGGCGCGGCCGCGCGGCTGCGGGAGGCGGGCGCGAGCTTCCACACCATGCGCAAGGACGACCGAGACGTCTCGCGGCTGGTCACCTCCTTCGCAACCGGCGATGATGAAGTCGACCGTTTCATCGGAATCTGCGGCGGCTGA